A part of Winslowiella toletana genomic DNA contains:
- a CDS encoding valine--tRNA ligase, with protein sequence MEKTYNPQDIEQPLYEHWEKQGYFKPNGDTSQESFCIMIPPPNVTGSLHMGHAFQQTIMDTMIRYQRMQGKNTLWQAGTDHAGIATQMVVERKIAAEEGKTRQDYGRDAFIEKIWQWKAESGGTITRQMRRLGNSVDWERERFTMDEGLSNAVKEVFVRLHKENLIYRGKRLVNWDPKLRTAISDLEVENRESKGSMWHLRYPLADGVKTADGKDYLVVATTRPETVLGDTGVAVNPEDPRYKDLIGKFVLLPLVNRRIPIVGDEHADMEKGTGCVKITPAHDFNDYEVGRRHKLPMINILTFDGDIRDSAQVYDTNGEESTVYDGAIPAEFQNLERFAARKAIVAAVDALGLLEEVKPHDLTVPYGDRGGVVIEPMLTDQWYVRTAPLAKVAVEAVEQGDIQFVPKQYENMYFSWMRDIQDWCISRQLWWGHRIPAWYDEAGNVYVGRNEAEVRAENNLGAEIALRQDEDVLDTWFSSGLWTFSTLGWPENTEALRTFHPSSVLVSGFDIIFFWIARMIMLTMHFIKDENGKPQVPFNTVYMTGLIRDDEGQKMSKSKGNVIDPLDMVDGISLEDLLEKRTGNMMQPQLAEKIRKRTEKQFPNGIEPHGTDALRFTLAALASTGRDINWDMKRLEGYRNFCNKLWNASRFVLMNTEDQDCGQNGGEMVLSLADRWILAEFNQTVKAYREALDSYRFDIAANILYEFTWNQFCDWYLELTKPVMNGGSEAELRGTRHTLIEVLESLLRLAHPIIPFITETIWQRVKVLKNISDDTIMLQPMPAFDTAKVDSAALADTEWLKQAIIAVRNIRAEMNIAPGKPLEVLLRGASAEVQRRVNDNRSFLQTLARLQSITLLPAEDKGPVSVTKLIDGAELLIPMAGLVDKAAELDRLAKEVTKLEVEIDRIAGKLSNEGFVSRAPEAVVAKERERMEECEQAKVKLIEQQAVIAAL encoded by the coding sequence ATGGAAAAAACATATAACCCGCAAGATATCGAACAGCCGCTTTACGAGCACTGGGAAAAGCAGGGCTACTTTAAACCGAATGGCGATACCAGCCAGGAAAGCTTCTGCATCATGATCCCGCCGCCGAATGTCACCGGTAGCTTGCATATGGGTCACGCCTTCCAGCAAACCATCATGGATACCATGATCCGCTACCAGCGCATGCAGGGTAAAAACACCCTGTGGCAGGCGGGTACCGATCACGCCGGTATCGCGACGCAGATGGTCGTCGAGCGCAAGATCGCCGCTGAAGAGGGCAAAACGCGTCAGGATTACGGTCGCGACGCGTTTATCGAAAAGATCTGGCAGTGGAAAGCCGAATCCGGCGGCACCATCACGCGTCAGATGCGTCGTCTGGGCAACTCCGTGGACTGGGAGCGTGAACGCTTCACCATGGATGAAGGCCTGTCAAATGCGGTGAAAGAGGTGTTCGTTCGCCTGCATAAAGAGAACCTGATTTATCGCGGCAAACGCCTGGTGAACTGGGATCCGAAACTGCGCACCGCGATTTCCGATCTGGAAGTGGAAAACCGCGAGTCCAAAGGGTCGATGTGGCATCTGCGTTATCCGCTGGCTGACGGCGTCAAAACCGCCGATGGCAAAGATTACCTGGTGGTCGCCACCACCCGTCCGGAAACCGTGCTCGGTGATACCGGCGTGGCGGTTAACCCGGAAGATCCGCGTTATAAAGATCTGATTGGCAAATTTGTGCTGCTGCCGCTGGTGAATCGCCGTATTCCGATTGTTGGCGATGAACACGCCGATATGGAGAAAGGCACCGGCTGCGTGAAAATCACCCCGGCGCACGACTTTAACGACTATGAAGTCGGACGTCGTCACAAGCTGCCAATGATCAATATCCTGACCTTTGACGGCGATATCCGTGACAGCGCACAGGTTTACGATACCAACGGTGAAGAATCGACGGTATATGACGGCGCAATCCCGGCAGAATTCCAGAATCTGGAACGTTTCGCTGCGCGTAAAGCGATTGTCGCTGCGGTTGACGCCCTTGGCCTGCTGGAAGAGGTCAAGCCACACGATTTGACCGTGCCTTACGGCGACCGTGGCGGCGTGGTTATCGAACCGATGCTGACCGATCAGTGGTACGTCCGTACCGCGCCGCTGGCAAAAGTAGCAGTAGAAGCGGTAGAGCAAGGCGATATCCAGTTTGTGCCTAAGCAGTACGAAAATATGTACTTCTCGTGGATGCGCGATATTCAGGACTGGTGTATTTCACGTCAGCTGTGGTGGGGACACCGTATCCCGGCCTGGTACGACGAAGCGGGTAATGTTTACGTTGGTCGCAACGAAGCAGAAGTGCGCGCGGAAAATAATCTCGGTGCAGAGATTGCCCTGCGTCAGGACGAAGACGTACTGGATACCTGGTTCTCATCCGGTCTGTGGACCTTCTCCACCCTCGGCTGGCCAGAAAACACCGAAGCGTTGCGTACCTTCCACCCGTCCAGCGTGCTGGTCAGCGGCTTCGATATTATCTTCTTCTGGATTGCGCGCATGATCATGCTGACCATGCACTTTATCAAAGATGAAAATGGCAAGCCGCAGGTACCGTTTAACACCGTCTATATGACCGGTCTGATCCGCGATGACGAAGGACAGAAGATGTCCAAGTCCAAAGGTAACGTTATCGATCCACTGGATATGGTTGACGGTATTTCGCTGGAAGATCTGCTGGAAAAACGTACCGGTAATATGATGCAGCCGCAGCTGGCGGAGAAAATCCGTAAGCGTACCGAGAAGCAGTTCCCGAACGGTATCGAACCACACGGTACCGATGCGCTGCGCTTTACGCTGGCGGCGCTGGCGTCGACCGGTCGCGATATCAACTGGGATATGAAGCGCCTCGAAGGTTATCGCAACTTCTGTAATAAGCTGTGGAACGCCAGCCGCTTTGTACTGATGAACACCGAAGATCAGGATTGTGGTCAGAACGGCGGCGAAATGGTGCTGTCACTGGCCGATCGCTGGATTCTGGCGGAATTCAATCAGACGGTGAAAGCATATCGTGAAGCGCTGGATAGCTATCGCTTTGATATCGCTGCTAACATTCTGTATGAATTCACCTGGAACCAGTTCTGTGACTGGTATCTGGAGCTGACTAAACCCGTGATGAACGGCGGCAGCGAAGCGGAACTGCGCGGTACGCGCCATACGCTGATTGAAGTGCTGGAATCGCTGCTGCGTCTGGCGCATCCGATTATTCCATTTATCACCGAAACCATCTGGCAGCGGGTGAAAGTGCTGAAGAACATCAGCGACGACACCATTATGCTGCAACCGATGCCGGCATTTGATACGGCGAAGGTGGATAGCGCAGCGCTGGCGGATACCGAATGGCTGAAGCAGGCGATCATCGCGGTCCGTAATATTCGTGCCGAAATGAACATTGCACCAGGTAAACCGCTGGAAGTGCTGTTGCGTGGCGCCAGTGCGGAAGTCCAGCGCCGTGTTAATGATAACCGCAGCTTCCTGCAAACGCTGGCGCGTCTGCAGAGCATCACCCTGCTGCCAGCCGAAGATAAAGGGCCAGTCTCCGTTACCAAACTGATTGATGGCGCAGAGCTGCTGATCCCGATGGCGGGCCTGGTGGATAAAGCCGCCGAGCTGGATCGTCTGGCGAAAGAAGTGACCAAACTGGAAGTCGAGATTGACCGTATTGCCGGTAAACTGTCGAACGAAGGTTTTGTGTCACGCGCGCCGGAAGCGGTGGTGGCGAAAGAGCGTGAGCGCATGGAAGAGTGCGAACAGGCTAAAGTGAAACTGATTGAACAGCAGGCAGTTATCGCCGCGCTGTAA
- a CDS encoding DNA polymerase III subunit chi produces the protein MKNATFYLLETDTPVDGLNAVEALVCELAEARWRAGKRVLIACETEQQAIKLDEALWQRPASAFVPHNLAGEGPKYGAPVELAWPQRRGNSPRDLLISLLPQFADFATAFHEVIDFVPHEDSLKQLARDRYKAYRSVGFHLNTAAPPLPGTTTT, from the coding sequence ATGAAAAACGCGACTTTCTATCTGCTGGAAACCGATACGCCGGTTGACGGCCTCAACGCCGTTGAAGCGTTGGTATGTGAACTGGCGGAAGCACGCTGGCGCGCAGGGAAGCGTGTGCTGATCGCCTGCGAAACGGAACAACAAGCGATTAAGCTGGATGAAGCCCTATGGCAGCGTCCCGCCAGCGCCTTTGTACCGCACAATCTGGCTGGAGAAGGCCCGAAATATGGCGCGCCGGTAGAGCTGGCCTGGCCACAGCGACGGGGAAACTCACCGCGTGACCTGCTGATCAGCCTGCTGCCGCAGTTTGCAGACTTTGCCACTGCTTTCCATGAAGTGATAGACTTCGTGCCACACGAAGATTCTCTTAAACAGCTGGCGCGCGACCGCTATAAAGCTTATCGCAGCGTCGGATTCCACTTGAATACGGCAGCTCCGCCTTTGCCCGGAACGACAACGACATAG
- the pepA gene encoding leucyl aminopeptidase: protein MEFSVKSGSPEKQRSACIVVGVFEPRRLSPIAEQLDKISDGYISALLRRGELEGKVGQTLLLHHVPNILSERILLIGCGKERELDERQYKQVIQKTINTLNDTGSMEAVCFLTELHVKGRNTYWKVRQAVETSKESLYSFDQLKSNKVEPRRPLRKMVFNVPTRRELTSGERAIQHGLAVASGVKAAKDLSNMPPNICNAAYLASQARQLADNYSKNITTRVIGEQQMKELGMNAYLAVGQGSQNESLMSVIEYKGNPDPDSKPIVLVGKGLTFDSGGISIKPAEAMDEMKYDMCGAASVYGVMRMVAELNLPLNVVGVLAGCENMPGGRAFRPGDVLTTMSGQTVEVLNTDAEGRLVLCDTLTYVERFDPEVVIDIATLTGACVIALGHHISGLMSNHNPLAHELIGASEQAGDRAWRLPMADEYQEQLESNFADMANIGGRPGGAITAASFLARFARKYNWAHLDIAGTAWRSGKAKGATGRPVALLSQFLLNRAGLNGDD from the coding sequence ATGGAGTTCAGTGTAAAAAGCGGTAGCCCGGAAAAACAGCGCAGTGCCTGTATTGTCGTTGGCGTCTTTGAACCGCGTCGGCTGTCACCGATTGCTGAACAGCTCGACAAAATCAGTGATGGCTATATCAGCGCCCTGCTCCGCCGTGGTGAACTGGAAGGCAAAGTTGGCCAGACACTACTTCTGCATCATGTGCCGAATATCCTGTCTGAGCGTATTTTATTGATTGGCTGCGGTAAAGAGCGCGAACTTGATGAGCGCCAGTACAAGCAGGTAATCCAGAAGACTATCAACACCCTGAACGATACCGGGTCGATGGAAGCGGTCTGTTTTCTGACCGAACTGCACGTTAAAGGACGCAATACCTACTGGAAAGTGCGTCAGGCAGTTGAGACCTCGAAAGAGTCGCTGTACAGCTTCGACCAGCTGAAAAGCAATAAAGTCGAGCCGCGTCGTCCGCTGCGTAAAATGGTATTTAACGTGCCAACCCGTCGTGAACTGACCAGCGGTGAACGCGCAATTCAGCACGGTCTGGCGGTGGCTTCCGGCGTAAAAGCGGCAAAAGATCTCAGCAATATGCCGCCAAATATTTGTAACGCCGCGTATCTGGCGTCGCAGGCGCGTCAGTTAGCCGACAATTACAGCAAAAATATTACCACTCGCGTGATCGGCGAGCAGCAGATGAAAGAGCTGGGCATGAATGCCTATCTGGCGGTAGGCCAGGGCTCACAGAATGAGTCGCTGATGTCGGTGATTGAGTACAAAGGCAATCCGGATCCGGACAGCAAACCGATTGTGCTGGTGGGTAAAGGCCTGACCTTTGACTCCGGCGGTATCTCGATCAAACCCGCTGAGGCGATGGACGAGATGAAGTACGATATGTGTGGCGCTGCTTCGGTGTATGGCGTGATGCGTATGGTTGCCGAACTGAATCTGCCGCTGAATGTGGTCGGTGTACTGGCGGGCTGTGAAAATATGCCAGGCGGTCGTGCGTTCCGTCCGGGTGACGTGCTGACCACCATGTCCGGTCAGACGGTGGAAGTCCTGAACACCGATGCGGAAGGTCGTCTGGTACTTTGTGATACCCTGACCTACGTTGAACGTTTCGATCCGGAAGTGGTTATTGATATCGCCACCCTGACCGGCGCCTGTGTGATTGCCCTCGGCCACCATATCAGCGGCCTGATGTCGAACCACAACCCGCTGGCCCATGAACTGATTGGCGCGTCCGAACAGGCTGGTGACCGCGCATGGCGTCTGCCAATGGCCGATGAGTATCAGGAACAGCTGGAGTCCAACTTCGCCGATATGGCGAATATTGGCGGCCGTCCGGGTGGCGCAATTACCGCCGCCAGCTTCCTTGCCCGCTTTGCGCGCAAGTATAACTGGGCGCACCTGGATATTGCCGGCACCGCATGGCGCTCCGGTAAAGCCAAAGGGGCAACCGGTCGTCCGGTGGCGCTGCTGTCACAGTTCCTGTTAAATCGCGCGGGCTTAAACGGCGACGATTAA